The following are encoded together in the Chlorocebus sabaeus isolate Y175 chromosome 20, mChlSab1.0.hap1, whole genome shotgun sequence genome:
- the KLF17 gene encoding Krueppel-like factor 17 — MYNRSQAEMEQEAGELSRWQVAHQAAQDNENSAPILNMSSSSGSSGVHTSWNQGLPNIQHFPHSTEMLRSPLVSVEAPGQNMDEGGPQFSMPLPERGVSYCPQATLTPSQMIYCQRVSPPQQEMMIFSGPQLMPIGQPNIPRVARPFSGNLRMPPNGLPVSASTGIPMMSHAGNPPMPYPGLSTVPSEETLLGPTMPSTEAQAVLPSMAQMLPPQDAHDLGMPPAEPQSLLALGSQDSLVTQPDSQEDPFLPEQPRPAPQTAEKNSRPRERTGRGGSSEARPYCCNYENCGKAYTKRSHLVSHQRKHTGERPYSCNWESCSWSFFRSDELRRHTRVHTRYRPYKCDQCNREFMRSDHLKQHKKTHRPGPSDPQTNNREQDGPPAAGP; from the exons GATAACGAGAACTCAGCGCCCATCTTGAACATGTCTTCATCTTCTGGAAGCTCTGGAGTGCACACCTCTTGGAACCAAGGCCTACCAAACATTCAGCACTTTCCTCACAGTACAGAGATGCTGAGGTCCCCCTTGGTGTCTGTTGAGGCACCGGGGCAGAATATGGATGAAGGAGGGCCACAGTTCAGTATGCCACTGCCTGAGCGTGGTGTGAGCTACTGCCCCCAAGCGACTCTCACTCCTTCCCAGATGATTTACTGTCAGAGAGTGTCTCCCCCTCAGCAAGAGATGATGATTTTCAGTGGGCCCCAACTAATGCCCATAGGACAGCCCAATATTCCAAGGGTGGCCAGGCCCTTCAGCGGGAATCTAAGGATGCCCCCCAATGGGCTGCCAGTCTCGGCTTCCACTGGAATCCCAATGATGTCCCACGCTGGGAACCCTCCAATGCCTTACCCTGGCCTCTCGACAGTGCCTTCTGAAGAAACATTGTTAGGCCCGACCATGCCTTCCACTGAGGCCCAGGCAGTGCTCCCATCCATGGCTCAGATGTTGCCCCCACAAGATGCCCATGACCTTGGGATGCCTCCAGCTGAGCCCCAGTCATTGCTGGCTTTAGGGTCTCAGGACTCTCTTGTGACTCAGCCGGACTCTCAAGAAGACCCATTTCTACCAGAGCAGCCCAGACCTGCTCCACAGACAGCAGAGAAGAACTCCAGGCCTCGGGAAAGGACTGGTAGAGGGGGCTCCTCGGAGGCAAGGCCTTACTGCTGCAACTACGAGAACTGCGGAAAAGCTTATACCAAACGCTCCCACCTGGTGAGCCACCAGCGCAAGCACACAG GTGAGAGGCCCTATTCTTGCAACTGGGAAAGTTGTTCATGGTCTTTCTTCCGTTCTGATGAGCTGAGACGACATACACGGGTTCACACCAGATATCGACCATATAAATGTGATCAGTGCAACCGGGAGTTCATGAGGTCTGACCATCTCAAGCAACACAAGAAAACTCATCGGCCAGGACCCTCAGACCCACAGACCAACAATAGAGAGCAGGACGGTCCTCCTGCTGCTGGTCCTTAG